A stretch of Lathyrus oleraceus cultivar Zhongwan6 chromosome 6, CAAS_Psat_ZW6_1.0, whole genome shotgun sequence DNA encodes these proteins:
- the LOC127093305 gene encoding glycogen synthase kinase-3 homolog MsK-1: MASVGVAPTSGFREASGHGEIGVDVLPEEMNDMKIRDDREMEATVVDSGNGTETGHIIVTTIGGRNGQPKQTISYMAERVVGHGSFGVVFQAKCLETGETVAIKKVLQDKRYKNRELQTMRLLDHPNVVSLKHCFFSTTEKDELYLNLVLEYVPETVHRVIKHYNKLNQRMPMIYVKLYTYQIFRALSYIHRCIGVCHRDIKPQNLLVNPHTHQVKLCDFGSAKVLVKGEPNISYICSRYYRAPELIFGATEYTTAIDVWSVGCVLAELLLGQPLFPGESGVDQLVEIIKVLGTPTREEIKCMNPNYTEFKFPQIKAHPWHKIFHKRMPPEAVDLVSRLLQYSPNLRCQALDALTHPFFDELREPNARLPTGRFLPPLFNFKPHELKGVPLETLVKLVPEHARKQCPFLGL; this comes from the exons ATGGCGTCGGTTGGCGTGGCACCAACTTCGGGTTTTAGAGAAGCCAGTGGTCATGGTGAAATTGGTGTTGATGTATTGCCAGAGGAAATGAATGATATGAAAATTAGGGATGATAGG GAAATGGAAGCTACCGTTGTTGACAGCGGCAATGGAACGGAGACTGGACATATCATTGTAACTACTATTGGTGGTAGAAATGGTCAGCCAAAGCAG ACTATAAGCTATATGGCAGAGCGTGTTGTAGGACATGGATCATTTGGAGTTGTCTTCCAG GCTAAGTGCTTGGAAACAGGTGAAACTGTGGCTATCAAAAAGGTTCTTCAAGACAAGAGGTATAAGAACCGGGAATTGCAAACAATGCGCCTTCTTGATCACCCAAATGTTGTCTCGTTAAAGCATTGTTTCTTTTCAACCACTGAAAAGGATGAACTATACCTTAATTTGGTACTTGAGTATGTTCCTGAAACAGTTCATCGTGTCATTAAGCATTACAACAAGTTGAACCAAAGGATGCCAATGATTTATGTGAAGCTCTATACATACCAG ATCTTTAGGGCATTGTCTTATATTCATCGTTGTATTGGAGTCTGCCATCGAGATATCAAACCTCAAAATCTATTG GTCAATCCACACACCCACCAGGTTAAATTATGTGACTTTGGAAGTGCAAAAGTCTTG GTTAAAGGCGAACCAAATATATCGTATATATGTTCAAGATATTACAGAGCACCTGAGCTTATTTTTGGAGCAACTGAATATACTACAGCTATTGATGTCTGGTCTGTTGGTTGTGTTTTGGCTGAACTGCTGCTTGGACAG CCGTTGTTTCCTGGTGAGAGTGGAGTTGATCAGCTTGTTGAGATCATCAAG GTTCTGGGAACTCCGACTAGAGAAGAGATTAAATGCATGAATCCTAATTATACAGAATTTAAATTCCCTCAAATCAAAGCACATCCATGGCACAAG ATCTTCCATAAGCGCATGCCTCCAGAAGCTGTTGATTTGGTATCAAGATTATTACAATACTCCCCAAATCTACGGTGCCAAGCT TTAGATGCCTTAACCCATCCTTTCTTTGACGAGCTTCGTGAACCTAATGCCCGCCTGCCAACTGGTCGTTTCCTTCCACCACTATTTAACTTCAAACCTCACG AACTGAAAGGAGTCCCACTCGAGACCTTGGTGAAATTGGTTCCGGAGCATGCGAGGAAGCAATGCCCGTTTCTTGGCTTGTAA